The following are encoded together in the Lathyrus oleraceus cultivar Zhongwan6 chromosome 3, CAAS_Psat_ZW6_1.0, whole genome shotgun sequence genome:
- the LOC127128707 gene encoding UDP-arabinopyranose mutase 1, which produces MASPTPLLKDELDIVIPTIRNLDFLEMWRPFFEPYHLIIVQDGDPSKTIKVPEGFDYELYNRNDINRILGPKANCISFKDSACRCFGYMVSKKKYIYTIDDDCFVANDPSGKKINALEQHIQNLLCPSTPYFFNTLYEPYREGADFVRGYPFSLREGVPTAVSHGLWLNIPDYDAPTQLVKPLERNTRYVDAIMTIPKGTLFPMCGMNLAFDRELIGPAMYFGLMGDGQPIGRYDDMWAGWCIKVICDHLGLGVKTGLPYIFHSKASNPFVNLRKEYKGIFWQEDIIPFFQKVVLSKEATTVQKCYLELAKEVKDKLSKIDPYFDKLADAMVTWIESWDELNPAGASAANGKA; this is translated from the exons ATGGCTTCACCGACACCGTTGTTGAAAGATGAACTCGACATTGTGATTCCCACGATCAGGAACCTTGATTTCTTGGAGATGTGGAGGCCGTTTTTCGAGCCCTATCATCTCATCATTGTGCAAGATGGTGACCCTTCGAAAACCATCAAGGTTCCTGAAGGGTTTGATTATGAGCTGTATAATCGGAATGACATTAACAGGATTCTTGGTCCTAAGGCCAATTGTATCTCGTTTAAGGATTCTGCATGTCGCTGCTTTGGGTACATGGTTTCCAAGAAGAAGTATATCTACACCATTGATGATGATTGCTTT GTTGCCAATGACCCATCAGGGAAGAAGATCAATGCTCTTGAGCAGCATATCCAGAACCTTCTCTGCCCATCAACACCTTACTTTTTCAACACCCTCTATGAACCTTACAGAGAAGGTGCAGATTTCGTCCGTGGCTACCCCTTCAGTCTCCGTGAAGGTGTACCGACTGCTGTTTCTCATGGCCTTTGGCTCAACATCCCTGACTATGATGCTCCTACTCAGCTTGTGAAGCCTCTTGAGAGGAACACTAG GTACGTGGATGCTATTATGACCATTCCTAAAGGAACTTTGTTTCCCATGTGCGGAATGAACTTGGCTTTCGACCGTGAGCTCATTGGCCCAGCAATGTACTTCGGTCTCATGGGTGATGGTCAGCCTATTGGACGCTACGACGACATGTGGGCTGGCTGGTGTATCAAG GTAATCTGTGATCACTTAGGATTGGGTGTCAAGACTGGACTCCCCTATATCTTCCACAGCAAGGCTAGTAACCCATTTGTTAACCTGAGGAAAGAGTACAAAGGTATCTTCTGGCAAGAAGACATTATTCCATTCTTCCAGAAAGTTGTTCTTTCAAAAGAAGCTACCACTGTTCAGAAGTGCTACCTCGAGCTCGCCAAAGAAGTCAAGGACAAACTTAGCAAGATTGATCCTTATTTTGACAAGTTGGCTGATGCTATGGTTACCTGGATTGAATCTTGGGATGAGCTCAACCCAGCCGGAGCATCAGCTGCCAACGGCAAAGCATGA